The Methylocystis bryophila genome contains the following window.
CATGTCGATGCAGATAAGCTGAGAGCTGCGCCAGAATACAAATATTCCAGCAAATCCTAACAATTACAGCCAAGTTCGGGCCGGCTAGAAATTGGGGTCGTATAAATGTGCTTGACCCAAAGCGTCAGGGCAGCGGGCTCCTCGTTCCATGCCGCCGCGACGCCATCCCTGAGAGTTTGACCCTGGCTGGGCATCGGCTCCGCCAAGCGGTTTGATACAATCCTCCAAAGCCTCCCGCGCCAACGCGTCGATATTTCCCCCCGCGATGAGTTTTAGAGACTGCGGCGGCCCGGTCTCTTCGACAAAGACCACTCTTTCCCCGTCCATATAGGCGTCCATCCGGATCGCCGGAAAGCGAGAGCGCGTCAGGGATTACGCCAAGCATATCGCGAAGCGCCTGCGGCGAATGGAATAATTCGCGCTTGTTCCAGAGGCGCTCGTGACGGCGCAGCCGAGCTTCCTCGCCACGGCTCGAAAAACGCGCGCCCCCCGCCTCCGCGGTGGAGCCTTTCGCTTGCGGCTTCGCGGCCCTCCAAAGGGGAGGAGAACAATGCCCGCAAAGTGTTCGTCGCCCCCTGCGCTTTAAAGGAAAATTTAGTTTCAACCGCGCCGGAAGACGCGTATTTTTTACCACGTTCCCTCGTGGAGAGTTGATTTGGGCGCGGCGGAATACGCCAAAACGAGCATCCTGGTCGTGGAAGACGATAGCGAGCTGGCCGAGGCGATCGGCCAGGAGCTGACGCGCCGTGGCTATGAGGTCTCCTATGCCTTCGATGCCCCGCAAGGGCTCTCGAAAGCCCAGACCGGCGAATATCATCTCCTCATTTTGGATCGCATGTTGTCGGAAGCGGATGGCCTTTCGATCATTCAGGGGCTACAGCGCTATCAGATTCTTGTTCCGGCTCTCATCATCAGCGCGCTCGATGACGTTGACGAACGAGTCAAGGGACTGAATGCGGGCGCCGACGACTATCTGACAAAGCCATTCAGCTTCGCGGAAATGGGAGCGCGTGTCGAAGCCCTGTTACGCCGGCCGTCGCCATCGCAACAACTACTCCTGCAGGCGGGGAAACTCTCTCTCGATCTGTTAAAAAGAAAGGCTTTCCTTGATAACGAGGACGTGGACCTGACACCGCGAGAGTTTGAGCTTTTGGAATATTTTATACGACGGCCAAGCCAACTCATAACCCGACACATGCTGCTACAACAGGTCTGGAAACTGCGCTTTTCGCCACAGACGAACGTCGTTGACGTTCATATCAGCAAGCTCCGGAAAAAAATCGATTCTCAAAGGGAGTCATCTTACATACGGAACGTGCGGGGCGCGGGATTTATATTTGATGCAGGCGCGTGAGATTTTTACATCTTTTATGTTTCGTAGGGCCATCATATTTGTCCTGCTGTTTTTAGTGTCATATGCCGCTATTTTTATGTTTATCTATTGGCAGATGGCGTCATTTGAATTTACCCGGATAAAAAATCTCCTGGAGCAACAGGCTCACGCACTCTCTCTCGCTCCAGAAGATCAGATTCATTGGAGCATCAAAAGACAGATTTATGCCGACTTGCGCCAAGTAACATTTTCGGCGCTCTTCGACAGGGAGCGAAGGTATATCGAGGGCAACATCAAAGCGATCCCTGACTCATTGCCTATTGACGGGATGGCTCATCAAGTTGCTCTTCGAGACCTCGACGAGAACGATCAGTCCCTGGAGCCGAACCTGTTTGTCGCCCAGCGACTGCCGGACTCGCGAATTCTCTTGATTGGCCGGAGCATTCTCGATCTCGGAAAACTGAAGGAAGCCGTGCTTCAGGCGCTGCAAATTGGCGTGCTGCCAATGGCTTGCATGGCGATCATCGTCGGCGCGGTCTTCAGTCGGCAAATGAATTCACGGCTCGCTCGAGCACAGAGAACATTGAGCCTGTTTCAAAAAGGACGCCTCGACGAGCGCCTTCCCATAAGCGGCCGTCGCGATGAATTGGATATTCTGTCTACGCAGGTGAACTCTCTATTGATGGAACTCGAACGGGTCGTCAATGAACTGCATCATGTCGGCAATAACATGGCTCACAACCTTCGAACACCTTTGGCTCGGGTGCAAGCCTCGTTGGAAAACGCCCAGCGGCTGATGCCGGAATCGGAGGCCGCATATGCTTTCGTCACTCGGGCCATTCAGAGCCTCGAACAGACTTTCGCCCTCACGACCGCCTTGTTGCGCGTCGCGCAAATGGAGTCCGGCAAAGCGCGCGGCTCATTCTGCTTGCTGGATCTCTCGGAGTTGATCCACGAGGTCGCTGATCTCTATGAACCGGTTGCGGAAGCAAAAGGAATCGCCCTGGAAATCGCCGTGACCACGGCTAAAGTTAGGGGCGACCGGGACCTATTGCTGGAGGCCCTCGCGAATCTACTGGACAATGCAGTCAAATTTTCGCCGGAGCACGGCAGCGTGAAGATCTCTTTGTCACAGGCGCGCTCAGGGCCCGTCATTTCGATCACCGACACGGGGCCAGGCATCCCAGACAGAGAGAAATCCAAAATCTTCAAGCGATTCTACCGCGGCCCGCATAGCAGCCAAATCCCGGGCAATGGCCTCGGCCTCACGCTCGTGGCGGCGATCGTCCGGCTTCACAATTTCTCTCTTGAAGTCGAAGACGGACCTCCGGGATCTGTCTTCCGGCTGCGCTGCGTCGCCACACCCGATGTAGCGAATGCGCCGAGCGCGTCAGAGCCGCGCGGTTGAGCCTCGACCCGCGACTGGCGACACAACACTTGTCAGGGAATAATCAGAAAAGGTTCTCCCTTCCGGACAGTGTAAGCGATTAGATATTTTAGCCGGGCGGCTCGATCTGGATTGCGGAAGACCAGATGCGGACGACCAGCTTCGTCTTGATAACTATCGCCAGCCTTGAAAGTCCTTAACTCCTCTCCGGCGTATTGGGACTCGGCGACGCCTTCGAGAACGTAGTTATGCGCGACCGTAGGGTGGTGATGAGAAGGAAGACCGACGCCAGGAGGATAAGTATTCAGCAACAGCTTAAACTCCTCTCCCGTCTGTTCGTTCACATGCCTTTGGAGCGTAACCCGTATGACGCCGTCCGGCGAAACGCTCGTCGCGCTCGCCGATGAGATCTGGTCGGCAAGCGTGGACTTTGAGAACAGGCACAACGCCCCGGCAAATCCGCCAACAAACAAACGACGGCGGAGATCGACCTCAATCCGCTGCGACGCCATCTCCGCCGCCAGCGACAGTGCATTTTGACTTTTCATAATGCGCCTCGCAGGAGGATGCCTTTTGACTACAGTAACACCGTATCGCGGATCTGCGGTGACAGGGATTATTTGTCGCTGGATTCGGCCGCGGCGGCGATTGGCCTTTGACGCGCAATTTTACAATTCATATCATGTCACGGTAACGCATGAGGGCGCCGGAAACTCCGAGATGCGCCGGGCTGGACGGGATTGTGATCGCAGATGTCTGGCGCCGTTTGCGGCGCTCGCTTCAGCGAACAAAGGACCCGCCGCAACGGGCTGATCCTCTGCTCTTCGCGCCGCGCACAGGGAAGCAATCACCATGTCCGAGCCCAGCACGCCTGCTCCCAGCAGCGGCGCCCTCGTCCTCTTTTCCGGCGGACAGGACTCGACCGTCTGTCTCGCGCTGGCGCTTTCGCGCTTCGAACGCGTCGAGACGATCGGCTTCGACTATGGCCAGCGCCATGCTGTCGAGCTGACCCAACGGTCGCGGATCAGGGCAGGCTTATCGGATCTCTTTCCCGAATGGCGGGCCCGCCTGGGCGAAGACCACAGCCTCGCGATCCCGACGCTGAACGAGATTTCCGACACGGCGCTGACGCGGGACGCGGAAATCGTCTTCTCGGCGGATGGCCTGCCCAACACCTTCGTGCCGGGCCGCAACATCCTCTTTCTCACCTTCGCCGCGGCGCTCGGCTATCGGCGTCATATTGGAACGCTCGTCGGCGGCATGTGCGAGACCGATTATTCGGGCTATCCGGACTGCCGCGAGGCCACGATCAAGGCGACGGAGCAGGCGCTTTCGCTCGGCCTCGACCGGCCGATGGAGATTCTCACGCCCTTGATGCACATCGACAAGGCCGCCACCTGGCGGCTCGCGGAAGAACTCGGCGGCGAGGCGCTCGTCGCGCTCGTCGTCGAGGAGAGCCATAGCTGCTACCTCGGCGATCGTAGCCGGCGCTTCGACTGGGGCTATGGCTGCGGCGAGTGCCCCGCCTGCACGTTGCGCGCGGCCGGCTGGGAACGCTATCGGGCGGGCCGATGACGGCGCCGGCCACGGCTTGATCGGCGCTTCGATTTAGGGCATAGGCTCCCACAACGACGCGCTGGGCGGCTTTCCCGGCGAGAATGTCTGTTTGCCGAGGAAAGAACCATGAAGGTCCGCAACTCCCTGAAGTCCCTGCGCAATCGCCATCGGGCGAACCAGATCGTGCGTCGCAAGGGCCGCGTCTACATCATCAACAAGGTTCAAAAGACCTTCAAGGCGCGCCAGGGCTAGAGCGCGACGCGAAAGCTGCTTTTCGCACAACTCGCGCTCTAAACTTTTAGAATCGATCACGCCGCGTTCAGGCGACCCCGCCCGAACGCAGCGTGATTTGGAGCGTTCCGGTGTCTGTTCAGACTGCGGGAAACGTTCGACGCGCCGAGATGGCTGACACCAGCGCCATCGACAAGATCTGCCAGCGCAAAGGGCGCCTGTAACTCGTTCGGCGGTCGAGCCGGCTATCGACCACCTGAAATCCGAGATCAGAACGGGCCGCAACTTCCTTGCCCACAGCGCTCGCGGCGCAGCCAACGCCCTTCTCGCCGCCGCCGGCTACAACGTCAGACCCCTGCTGGGGCCTGGTGGGGGCTCGTGCTTTTC
Protein-coding sequences here:
- a CDS encoding sensor histidine kinase, translated to MQAREIFTSFMFRRAIIFVLLFLVSYAAIFMFIYWQMASFEFTRIKNLLEQQAHALSLAPEDQIHWSIKRQIYADLRQVTFSALFDRERRYIEGNIKAIPDSLPIDGMAHQVALRDLDENDQSLEPNLFVAQRLPDSRILLIGRSILDLGKLKEAVLQALQIGVLPMACMAIIVGAVFSRQMNSRLARAQRTLSLFQKGRLDERLPISGRRDELDILSTQVNSLLMELERVVNELHHVGNNMAHNLRTPLARVQASLENAQRLMPESEAAYAFVTRAIQSLEQTFALTTALLRVAQMESGKARGSFCLLDLSELIHEVADLYEPVAEAKGIALEIAVTTAKVRGDRDLLLEALANLLDNAVKFSPEHGSVKISLSQARSGPVISITDTGPGIPDREKSKIFKRFYRGPHSSQIPGNGLGLTLVAAIVRLHNFSLEVEDGPPGSVFRLRCVATPDVANAPSASEPRG
- a CDS encoding cupin domain-containing protein, which translates into the protein MKSQNALSLAAEMASQRIEVDLRRRLFVGGFAGALCLFSKSTLADQISSASATSVSPDGVIRVTLQRHVNEQTGEEFKLLLNTYPPGVGLPSHHHPTVAHNYVLEGVAESQYAGEELRTFKAGDSYQDEAGRPHLVFRNPDRAARLKYLIAYTVRKGEPFLIIP
- the ykgO gene encoding type B 50S ribosomal protein L36, whose translation is MKVRNSLKSLRNRHRANQIVRRKGRVYIINKVQKTFKARQG
- a CDS encoding response regulator transcription factor, which produces MGAAEYAKTSILVVEDDSELAEAIGQELTRRGYEVSYAFDAPQGLSKAQTGEYHLLILDRMLSEADGLSIIQGLQRYQILVPALIISALDDVDERVKGLNAGADDYLTKPFSFAEMGARVEALLRRPSPSQQLLLQAGKLSLDLLKRKAFLDNEDVDLTPREFELLEYFIRRPSQLITRHMLLQQVWKLRFSPQTNVVDVHISKLRKKIDSQRESSYIRNVRGAGFIFDAGA
- the queC gene encoding 7-cyano-7-deazaguanine synthase QueC — protein: MSEPSTPAPSSGALVLFSGGQDSTVCLALALSRFERVETIGFDYGQRHAVELTQRSRIRAGLSDLFPEWRARLGEDHSLAIPTLNEISDTALTRDAEIVFSADGLPNTFVPGRNILFLTFAAALGYRRHIGTLVGGMCETDYSGYPDCREATIKATEQALSLGLDRPMEILTPLMHIDKAATWRLAEELGGEALVALVVEESHSCYLGDRSRRFDWGYGCGECPACTLRAAGWERYRAGR